In Edaphobacter paludis, a single window of DNA contains:
- a CDS encoding ComF family protein, which yields MTPVCDDCLGGVAAQTATLCGRCGEALDLEGVRFAGQFPAEGLLCSPCRMVPPEFERAVAYGIYQDGLREMVHLLKYERMSAAAGPLGGMLARAVEMLESESARELMVVAVPLFPSKERQRGYNQAMLLADAAIAELKKTRPEWRLRAAHGVIQRVRDTESQFALTPRGRRRNLQGAFAVRNNAPVAGREVLLIDDIYTTGATARECARVLRRAGAAKVWVATLARAQREMVELWDTKS from the coding sequence ATGACGCCTGTTTGCGATGATTGCCTGGGTGGAGTGGCGGCGCAAACGGCGACGCTTTGCGGACGTTGTGGGGAAGCCCTTGATCTGGAAGGTGTTCGGTTTGCCGGACAGTTCCCTGCCGAGGGACTGCTTTGCTCGCCTTGCCGAATGGTGCCTCCGGAGTTCGAACGGGCGGTGGCCTATGGGATCTATCAGGATGGATTGCGCGAGATGGTGCATCTGCTGAAGTACGAGCGGATGAGCGCTGCGGCGGGTCCGCTTGGGGGAATGCTGGCGCGGGCAGTGGAGATGCTGGAGAGCGAGTCCGCCAGAGAGTTGATGGTCGTTGCGGTGCCTCTGTTTCCTTCTAAGGAGCGTCAGCGTGGATACAACCAGGCCATGCTGCTGGCAGATGCGGCAATAGCTGAGCTAAAGAAGACCCGGCCAGAGTGGAGGCTGCGGGCGGCACATGGCGTGATTCAGCGTGTGCGCGATACGGAGAGCCAGTTTGCGCTGACTCCGCGTGGCCGCAGACGCAATCTGCAAGGGGCATTTGCGGTGCGGAATAACGCGCCGGTCGCGGGACGCGAGGTTCTCCTGATCGATGACATTTATACGACCGGAGCGACAGCACGGGAGTGTGCGCGAGTCCTGCGGCGAGCGGGAGCGGCGAAGGTCTGGGTCGCAACGCTGGCTCGGGCACAGCGGGAGATGGTCGAGCTTTGGGATACGAAGTCATGA
- a CDS encoding BlaI/MecI/CopY family transcriptional regulator, with the protein MGEQDKEGLTKLELQIMQVIWRRGTSNVGEVQEGLEQRLAYTTVQTMLNILHRKGKLKRSLQGRAYEYSATVTEARAVSHALRDMVDRMFGGSSEELVMSLIKSKQLDAKKIAELSRRLEEIEEGGDGEGGER; encoded by the coding sequence ATGGGCGAGCAGGATAAAGAGGGTTTGACGAAGCTGGAGTTGCAGATCATGCAGGTGATCTGGAGGCGGGGCACGAGCAATGTTGGCGAGGTGCAGGAGGGGCTGGAGCAGCGGCTGGCCTATACGACCGTGCAGACGATGCTGAACATTCTGCACCGCAAGGGCAAGCTGAAACGCAGCTTGCAGGGGCGGGCCTATGAGTACAGCGCGACCGTGACCGAGGCCAGGGCGGTGAGCCATGCGCTGCGCGACATGGTGGACCGGATGTTCGGTGGATCGAGCGAAGAACTGGTGATGAGCCTGATCAAGAGCAAGCAGCTCGACGCGAAGAAGATCGCCGAGTTAAGCCGCAGGTTGGAAGAGATCGAAGAAGGCGGAGACGGAGAAGGGGGTGAGCGATGA
- a CDS encoding M56 family metallopeptidase has product MRGLEEFVLGYLVNSLWQIPLICLAGYGCARLVRRMGPQAEQWVWVTSLLIAAVLPACGVPGVWMRHGFGASGTATGTVQVEVGRFTQSTGTALHLPPGLRHGATIVYLGFVLFFCGRLIWGLVQSEGLRRGSRRLSLTGDSQVTWERCCRIFDLRDVEIASTPLIAGPLTLGFRRRTLLVPPDFMETAEASDVEAALGHELAHMQRRDFLKNMLYELISLPLSYHPMTRWLKAQIRQSRELVCDAMAAEFVTTKERYARSLLRLASLMLKQPQTINIHAIGIFDANILERRVMSLMTKQRETRGLLRAGFAAVCVLIGVATCGSALALRLDVNEPPPAATAANAPVNVKGAIMAGSRIGGENPVYPAQAKANKDTVDGTCSLKAIINKDGVVSNLQVIKSLRSDYDEAAMKAVKTWHYKPFLLNGEPTAVETTINVTFTLGS; this is encoded by the coding sequence ATGAGAGGCCTCGAGGAGTTTGTGCTGGGGTATCTGGTGAACTCGCTGTGGCAGATCCCGTTGATCTGTCTGGCAGGCTATGGCTGCGCTCGCCTAGTGCGGCGCATGGGGCCGCAGGCGGAGCAGTGGGTCTGGGTGACCTCGCTGCTGATCGCGGCTGTTCTTCCGGCGTGTGGTGTTCCCGGAGTCTGGATGCGGCATGGCTTTGGCGCCAGCGGAACGGCGACGGGAACAGTTCAGGTGGAGGTGGGGAGATTCACGCAGAGCACCGGGACAGCCCTGCATCTGCCGCCGGGACTGCGCCATGGAGCGACGATCGTTTATCTGGGGTTTGTGCTGTTCTTCTGCGGACGGCTTATCTGGGGACTGGTGCAGAGCGAAGGTCTGCGGCGCGGTTCGCGGAGGCTTTCGCTGACCGGCGATTCGCAGGTCACCTGGGAGCGCTGTTGCCGAATCTTCGATCTGCGCGATGTGGAGATTGCGAGTACGCCGCTGATTGCAGGTCCTCTGACGCTGGGCTTTCGACGGCGAACGCTGCTGGTTCCTCCTGACTTTATGGAGACAGCGGAGGCGAGCGATGTGGAGGCCGCGCTGGGGCATGAGCTCGCTCACATGCAGAGGCGCGACTTCCTGAAGAACATGCTTTACGAGCTGATTTCGCTGCCGCTGAGCTATCACCCGATGACGCGGTGGCTGAAGGCGCAGATACGGCAGAGCCGCGAGCTGGTGTGCGATGCGATGGCCGCGGAATTTGTAACCACAAAGGAACGCTATGCACGGTCGCTGCTGCGGCTGGCTTCACTGATGCTGAAGCAGCCGCAGACCATCAACATTCACGCCATCGGAATCTTCGATGCCAACATTCTGGAGAGGAGAGTTATGAGCCTGATGACGAAACAAAGAGAGACAAGAGGGCTGCTGCGGGCGGGTTTCGCAGCGGTATGCGTTCTGATTGGAGTGGCGACCTGCGGTTCGGCGCTCGCGCTGAGGCTGGATGTGAATGAACCGCCGCCTGCTGCGACTGCGGCTAACGCGCCCGTGAATGTGAAGGGGGCAATCATGGCTGGAAGTAGAATTGGCGGCGAAAATCCTGTGTATCCCGCGCAGGCAAAGGCCAACAAGGATACCGTGGATGGCACCTGTAGCCTGAAGGCGATCATCAATAAAGACGGAGTCGTCAGCAATCTGCAAGTGATAAAGAGCCTGCGAAGTGACTACGATGAAGCCGCGATGAAGGCGGTGAAAACGTGGCATTACAAGCCGTTCCTGCTGAATGGAGAACCAACAGCGGTAGAGACGACGATTAATGTCACGTTTACCTTGGGGAGTTGA
- a CDS encoding tetratricopeptide repeat protein codes for MKLRVVGIAVLGLALLPVRIPAQQTEMQREYAAAQQSLAAGDVDRALSMFEKLSHANPEIAEIHATIGVIRFQKGDYTGALKQLDEAKRLKPGLPRLDGLIAMSQAELGQFKEALSKLEETFATATDEPVKRMSGLQLERAYTALRRDSDAVKVALELQQLFPSDPEVLYHNERIFGNFAYLTVQKLVEVAPDSIWRQQAAAEAYESQGSFDEAIAAYRQILTLDPNHRGIHYRIGRCLRERERHTHHPEDLVSAMAEFQQELKLNPQNANAAYEIGELHRLAGEPEPAKTYFEAALKIYPDFPEANVGLGTVLASLDKPAQALPYLKAAVASDPTDEASWYRLSQVERALGDKAQQEAAMKEFLKLHSQNGSTLFKPVRDVSKQEVKADIP; via the coding sequence ATGAAGCTTCGCGTAGTGGGTATAGCCGTTCTTGGGTTAGCGCTGCTTCCTGTCCGCATTCCCGCACAGCAGACAGAGATGCAGCGTGAGTATGCCGCGGCACAACAGTCGCTGGCCGCGGGAGATGTCGATCGCGCGCTGAGCATGTTCGAGAAGCTGAGCCACGCGAATCCAGAGATCGCGGAGATCCATGCCACCATCGGCGTCATTCGTTTTCAAAAGGGTGACTACACCGGCGCATTGAAGCAGCTTGACGAGGCAAAACGCCTCAAGCCGGGGCTGCCCAGGCTCGACGGCCTGATCGCGATGTCGCAGGCCGAACTGGGACAATTCAAGGAGGCGCTTTCAAAGTTGGAGGAGACCTTCGCCACAGCAACCGACGAACCGGTGAAGCGCATGAGCGGCTTGCAACTCGAACGCGCGTACACAGCGTTGCGGCGGGATAGCGATGCAGTGAAGGTGGCGCTGGAGTTGCAACAGCTCTTCCCCTCCGATCCCGAGGTGCTGTATCACAATGAGCGCATCTTCGGAAACTTCGCATATCTCACCGTCCAAAAACTCGTCGAGGTGGCGCCGGACTCGATCTGGCGGCAGCAGGCGGCCGCCGAAGCTTACGAGAGTCAGGGCTCGTTCGATGAGGCGATTGCGGCGTATCGCCAAATCCTCACGCTCGATCCGAACCACCGCGGAATTCATTACCGGATTGGGCGGTGCCTCCGGGAGCGCGAACGGCACACGCATCATCCGGAAGACTTGGTCAGCGCGATGGCGGAGTTTCAGCAGGAGCTGAAGCTCAATCCGCAGAATGCAAACGCCGCATACGAGATAGGGGAACTGCATCGTCTGGCCGGAGAACCGGAGCCCGCAAAGACTTATTTCGAGGCCGCGCTCAAAATCTATCCAGACTTCCCCGAAGCAAACGTCGGACTGGGAACCGTTCTTGCATCGCTCGATAAACCCGCCCAGGCGCTCCCATACCTGAAGGCGGCGGTAGCGAGTGATCCTACGGACGAAGCTTCCTGGTATCGCCTGTCACAGGTCGAACGTGCGCTGGGCGATAAGGCGCAGCAGGAAGCCGCCATGAAAGAGTTCCTCAAGCTTCATAGTCAAAATGGGAGCACACTCTTCAAACCTGTCCGCGATGTCAGCAAGCAGGAAGTCAAGGCGGACATTCCGTAA
- a CDS encoding HNH endonuclease → MQSAKTRKQRLTGNRHAGHGSSHASGRLVSDVDVRIGVFRQPAMQTPVLVLNASYEPINICGARRALVLVLKGVARTEEEQGAILHAARVNIAMPSVIRLLEYRRIPHQTRALSRKNILLRDRNSCQYCSAVLTAGELTLDHVIPRSRGGLSTWENLVACCHDCNRRKGNQLLHELTDMKLQREPRPFSLHTSRHIMRMIGSADAAWRKYLYFEAGDAA, encoded by the coding sequence ATGCAATCGGCGAAGACACGGAAGCAAAGATTGACGGGAAACCGGCATGCCGGACATGGAAGCTCCCATGCCAGCGGACGGCTGGTGTCGGATGTGGATGTGCGGATCGGCGTCTTCCGACAGCCGGCGATGCAGACTCCGGTGCTGGTGCTGAATGCAAGCTACGAACCAATCAATATCTGCGGAGCGCGGCGGGCACTGGTGCTGGTGCTGAAGGGAGTGGCGCGCACGGAGGAAGAGCAGGGCGCGATTCTGCACGCGGCGCGGGTGAATATAGCCATGCCGAGCGTGATACGGCTCCTGGAATATAGGCGGATTCCGCACCAGACGCGGGCTTTGAGCCGCAAGAATATTCTGCTGCGAGACCGCAATAGCTGCCAGTACTGCTCGGCTGTGCTGACGGCTGGCGAGTTAACGCTGGACCATGTGATTCCGCGTTCGCGGGGCGGTCTTTCAACGTGGGAAAATTTAGTCGCCTGCTGCCATGACTGCAACCGCAGGAAAGGCAACCAGTTGCTGCATGAATTAACAGACATGAAGTTGCAACGCGAGCCTCGGCCGTTCAGTCTGCATACTTCGCGGCACATCATGCGGATGATCGGCAGCGCGGATGCCGCGTGGCGGAAGTATCTATACTTTGAGGCGGGTGACGCGGCTTAG
- a CDS encoding OPT family oligopeptide transporter gives MATPTITKTTYQPFVPASESPRELTPRALILGGLFGVLFGAVTVYVGLRAGLTVAASIPISVLSISILRAFGRSSILENNIVQTTGNAGQSIASGVIFTLPALIFLGFDLESTRIFALALFGGWLGVLFMIPLRRQLIVEEHGSLTYPEGTACADVLEAGERGGSFASRVFLGLGLGGLYTLFQNDNLFSLWPSQPDYQPNLGAQHLLKGSAIRADCTSEYLGVGYIIGLRVSAVMLAGGVFSWLVLMPAIYFFGSHLTSPIYPGTTLISNMTPSDLWSTYVRPMGAGAVAASGLITLLRTAPTIVSALTEGLGSMGKNRAGNKSGLATAKAIRTERDIPMPVVLGGSALLVILMWAFLQFHPVPGAQVGALANLSAAVLVIVFGFLFVTVSARIVGIVGSSASPVSGMTIATLMATAAIFLVRGWTAPAFGALAITIGGIVCIAASNAGDTSQDLKTGFLIGATPWKQQLAIMIGVIVSLFSIGTTLKAMNTGLETFQRMQKPIVFSLNALPDGVQNEGNFKRDHLSLTSHNTDNPTREDVSNAHQFILLNAIGSSTLEDGKYLYNPQTHQIEIQWIQGIGSEKAAAPQGRLMATVINGILTRKLPWGLVLLGVALVICIELLGIRSLTFAVGAYLSIATTLAIFVGGVMRWMVDRALEKRAATNPEEIDPDTGLPVPTSVTPALDSESEISSGSLYASGLIAAGGIVGLMGVAARLYEAATDKTIPRFSDHNPLYHDWVSVIMFALLAFSLYYFARKPLEDK, from the coding sequence ATGGCAACACCGACCATCACTAAAACCACTTACCAACCCTTCGTTCCCGCCAGCGAATCTCCCCGCGAGCTTACCCCCCGCGCCCTCATCCTGGGCGGTCTCTTCGGTGTCCTCTTTGGAGCGGTTACCGTCTACGTCGGCCTTCGCGCCGGGCTCACCGTTGCGGCGTCGATCCCCATCTCGGTTCTCTCCATCAGCATCCTGCGCGCCTTCGGACGTTCCAGCATCCTTGAAAACAACATCGTCCAGACCACCGGAAATGCAGGCCAGTCCATCGCCTCGGGAGTCATCTTCACGCTTCCCGCGTTGATTTTTTTAGGTTTTGATCTGGAGAGTACAAGGATCTTCGCCCTTGCCCTCTTCGGAGGCTGGCTCGGTGTTCTGTTCATGATTCCGCTCCGCCGCCAGCTTATCGTTGAGGAGCACGGAAGCCTCACCTATCCCGAAGGCACCGCCTGCGCCGACGTCCTCGAAGCCGGTGAACGTGGTGGCTCCTTCGCCAGCCGGGTCTTTCTCGGCCTGGGTCTCGGCGGCCTCTACACCCTGTTCCAGAATGACAACCTCTTCTCACTCTGGCCCTCGCAGCCCGACTACCAGCCCAACCTCGGCGCCCAGCATCTGCTTAAAGGCTCGGCTATCCGCGCAGACTGCACGTCCGAGTATCTCGGCGTCGGCTATATCATCGGCCTGCGCGTCTCCGCAGTTATGCTGGCCGGCGGAGTCTTCTCCTGGCTGGTCCTGATGCCCGCGATCTACTTCTTCGGCTCGCACCTCACCAGCCCCATCTACCCAGGCACCACGCTAATCAGCAACATGACGCCCTCGGACCTTTGGAGCACCTACGTCCGCCCCATGGGAGCAGGGGCCGTTGCGGCCTCCGGACTCATTACTCTGCTTCGCACAGCGCCAACCATCGTCTCCGCGCTGACCGAAGGTCTCGGCAGCATGGGCAAAAACCGCGCTGGCAATAAATCCGGCTTAGCTACTGCCAAAGCCATCCGCACCGAGCGCGACATCCCCATGCCCGTCGTCCTCGGAGGCAGTGCGCTGCTGGTGATCCTGATGTGGGCGTTCCTCCAGTTCCACCCTGTCCCCGGCGCGCAGGTCGGAGCATTGGCCAACCTCTCCGCCGCCGTCCTCGTCATCGTCTTCGGATTTTTATTCGTCACCGTCTCCGCCCGCATCGTCGGCATTGTAGGCAGCAGTGCTTCGCCGGTCTCTGGCATGACGATTGCCACTTTGATGGCCACTGCGGCCATCTTCCTCGTCCGTGGCTGGACTGCTCCCGCCTTTGGGGCGCTTGCCATCACCATTGGCGGCATCGTCTGCATCGCCGCCTCGAATGCCGGCGATACCTCGCAGGACCTCAAGACTGGCTTCCTCATCGGTGCGACTCCGTGGAAGCAGCAACTTGCGATCATGATCGGCGTCATCGTCTCCCTGTTTTCAATCGGGACCACGCTTAAGGCGATGAACACCGGACTTGAAACCTTCCAGCGCATGCAGAAACCCATCGTCTTCTCGCTCAATGCCCTACCCGACGGCGTTCAGAATGAAGGTAACTTCAAGCGCGACCACCTCTCGCTCACGTCGCATAACACCGACAACCCTACGCGCGAAGACGTTTCCAACGCCCACCAGTTCATCCTGCTCAACGCCATCGGTTCCTCTACGCTTGAGGACGGAAAATATCTTTACAACCCGCAGACCCATCAGATTGAAATCCAGTGGATTCAGGGTATCGGCAGCGAAAAAGCCGCCGCGCCGCAAGGCCGTCTCATGGCGACGGTCATCAACGGCATCCTCACGCGCAAACTTCCGTGGGGACTGGTCCTCTTGGGGGTAGCGCTGGTCATCTGCATCGAATTGCTCGGCATTCGCAGTCTGACCTTTGCCGTAGGTGCCTATCTCTCCATCGCTACTACGCTTGCCATCTTCGTCGGCGGCGTGATGCGCTGGATGGTAGACCGCGCTCTCGAAAAACGGGCCGCCACTAATCCCGAAGAGATCGACCCTGACACCGGCCTGCCTGTTCCCACCAGTGTTACTCCCGCCCTCGACTCCGAATCTGAGATCAGCTCCGGTTCGCTCTACGCTTCAGGCCTGATCGCGGCGGGCGGCATCGTCGGCCTTATGGGTGTGGCGGCTCGGCTCTACGAAGCAGCCACCGACAAGACCATCCCACGCTTCAGCGACCATAACCCGCTGTACCACGACTGGGTCAGCGTGATTATGTTTGCACTGCTGGCGTTCAGCCTTTACTACTTCGCCCGAAAGCCGCTGGAGGACAAGTAG
- a CDS encoding glycosyl hydrolase: protein MKTSFQSIRAGGFAAIALLACGQMIFGQQASPDLQQGFQSPPESARPRVWWHWMNGNITKDGINLDLDWMKRIGIGGFQNFDAALGTPQVVQKRLVYMTPEWKDAFLFTTHKADALGLEMAIAGSPGWSESGGPWVKPYQAMKKVVWSETVVEGGQPFHGVLPPPPKQTGPFGDLAQADLMGAMGGADAPPPPVDFGADSVVIAYRIPADEISMTELKPKVTTSAGSVADASLLWDGDLNHSIEFLAAAPGQKSWVQFEFAKPQSIQAVTFAMGGPGDPLAQFQGETGQGPVLEKSDDGVTFEEIVRMPTAGAVQHTMSFQPVSARFFRLSFLEKEPAKAGLGDIDLSEFGGKPPTGPAMRRIAELELHTGARVNRFEEKAAFAALLDNYAAATPKTSAASAIPVAEVIDLTSKMQKDGTLDWTPPPGRWTVLRMGYSLTGITNHPASPEATGPEVDKLNAGYVKDYFDNYLDQYKSATGGMMGKRGLQYVINDSWEAGTENWTNDMIPEFIKRRGYNPAPWLPVLTGRIVGSAADSDRFLWDFRRTLAELLAENHYGTLSAELHARGMGQYGESHEEGRATIGDGMEMKRYDDVPMAAMWVQHPGVNADQPGYNADIRESASVAHIWGKNLVAAESMTAASNPWGWCPNTLKPTADKELAEGLNRFVIHTSVHQPLVGKAPGLALGPFGQWFTRNESWADQAQPWITYLARNSYLLQQGKFVADIAYFYGEDSNVTAIFGSKNPDVPSGYNFDFVNADALEHKLTVRDGALVTESGMRYRVLVLDPYSEHMSLPVLRRLQTLVHDGATVIGKRPVDTPSLADDQAAFHAIVDDLWGNTEENRTAGKGRVLQQGSVAEALEEAKVAPDFTFTKPRPESNVLFVHRKTLTADLYYIDNRTDQAESIDAGFAVTGKAAELWHADTGKIEPASYTIAEGRTTVPLKLDPYGTVFVVFRHATQKLSRQLPDVHETTVASLDGAWDLSFEKNKGAPDSIKLDQLTSWSDSTDPGIRYFSGHGTYTKHINLPASSFKSGDELWIDLGTVDNLAEVTVNGKPLGIAWKSPYRVDATSALRPGDNMLQVKVVNLWVNRLIGDQQPNAKQYTFTVHNPYKATSPLQASGLIGPVRVVREEHAQEARKSE from the coding sequence ATGAAGACAAGTTTTCAATCCATAAGAGCTGGCGGATTCGCCGCGATTGCATTACTGGCGTGTGGGCAGATGATTTTTGGGCAACAGGCTTCCCCGGATCTGCAGCAGGGTTTCCAAAGCCCTCCTGAGAGCGCGCGGCCGCGGGTCTGGTGGCATTGGATGAATGGCAATATCACCAAGGACGGAATCAATCTCGATCTCGACTGGATGAAGCGGATCGGCATTGGCGGCTTTCAGAATTTCGATGCCGCGCTAGGCACTCCTCAGGTCGTTCAGAAGCGTCTTGTCTACATGACTCCTGAGTGGAAGGATGCGTTTCTGTTTACGACGCACAAGGCCGACGCACTCGGCCTCGAGATGGCAATCGCGGGATCGCCCGGATGGAGTGAGAGCGGCGGTCCGTGGGTTAAGCCGTATCAGGCCATGAAGAAGGTGGTCTGGAGCGAAACCGTAGTGGAAGGTGGCCAGCCCTTTCATGGAGTGCTTCCTCCCCCGCCGAAGCAAACGGGACCATTTGGCGACTTGGCGCAGGCTGATCTGATGGGGGCAATGGGCGGAGCCGACGCCCCTCCTCCGCCGGTGGATTTTGGAGCGGACAGCGTGGTGATTGCATATCGCATACCTGCCGACGAAATCTCAATGACGGAGTTGAAGCCGAAGGTCACAACCAGCGCGGGCAGCGTGGCCGACGCCTCGTTATTGTGGGACGGCGATCTGAATCACTCGATTGAGTTTCTTGCAGCGGCACCGGGACAGAAAAGCTGGGTTCAGTTTGAGTTTGCAAAGCCGCAGTCCATTCAGGCAGTCACTTTTGCAATGGGTGGCCCCGGCGATCCGCTGGCGCAGTTCCAGGGCGAGACCGGTCAGGGGCCAGTACTGGAGAAGAGCGACGATGGCGTCACCTTTGAAGAGATTGTTCGTATGCCTACTGCGGGCGCGGTGCAGCACACCATGTCGTTTCAGCCGGTAAGTGCGCGGTTCTTCAGACTGAGTTTTCTTGAGAAGGAGCCTGCCAAAGCAGGACTGGGGGATATCGATCTAAGTGAGTTTGGCGGGAAGCCTCCGACGGGTCCTGCTATGCGCCGCATCGCGGAGCTTGAATTGCACACGGGTGCGCGGGTGAATCGATTTGAAGAGAAGGCGGCATTTGCCGCACTGCTCGACAATTATGCGGCAGCTACTCCGAAGACTTCCGCCGCATCTGCGATTCCAGTGGCTGAAGTAATCGACCTGACCAGCAAGATGCAGAAGGACGGCACGCTGGATTGGACCCCTCCGCCTGGCCGATGGACAGTTCTGCGCATGGGCTATTCGCTGACTGGCATCACCAATCACCCAGCCTCGCCCGAGGCGACAGGGCCCGAAGTCGACAAGTTGAACGCCGGATACGTGAAGGATTATTTCGACAACTATCTCGACCAATACAAGTCCGCCACTGGCGGAATGATGGGAAAGCGCGGTCTGCAATATGTCATCAACGATAGCTGGGAGGCCGGAACAGAGAACTGGACCAACGATATGATTCCGGAGTTCATCAAGCGTCGCGGCTACAATCCCGCGCCATGGTTGCCCGTACTCACCGGACGCATTGTCGGGAGCGCCGCAGACAGCGATCGCTTTCTGTGGGACTTCCGTAGGACGCTCGCAGAACTTCTCGCCGAGAACCATTACGGCACGCTGTCGGCGGAACTGCACGCCCGCGGCATGGGCCAGTACGGCGAGTCGCACGAAGAAGGCCGCGCCACCATCGGCGACGGCATGGAGATGAAGCGCTACGACGATGTGCCCATGGCTGCGATGTGGGTACAGCATCCCGGGGTGAATGCCGACCAGCCCGGCTACAACGCCGATATCCGGGAGTCGGCCTCAGTCGCGCACATTTGGGGAAAAAATCTGGTGGCTGCCGAATCGATGACCGCCGCCAGCAATCCGTGGGGGTGGTGCCCGAATACGCTGAAACCCACCGCAGACAAGGAGCTGGCCGAGGGGCTGAATCGCTTTGTGATCCACACCTCGGTGCACCAGCCGCTGGTTGGAAAAGCGCCGGGACTCGCACTGGGACCCTTCGGCCAGTGGTTCACCCGAAATGAATCATGGGCAGACCAGGCACAGCCCTGGATCACCTATCTCGCCCGCAACTCCTATCTGCTGCAGCAGGGAAAATTTGTTGCCGACATTGCCTACTTCTATGGCGAAGACAGCAACGTGACGGCGATCTTCGGCAGCAAGAATCCGGACGTACCTTCCGGCTATAACTTTGACTTTGTCAACGCGGACGCTCTGGAGCATAAACTCACGGTGCGCGACGGTGCACTGGTGACTGAGAGTGGAATGCGCTATCGCGTCCTCGTGCTCGATCCCTACAGCGAACATATGTCGCTTCCGGTCCTGCGCAGACTGCAGACTCTGGTGCATGACGGCGCAACCGTCATTGGCAAGCGGCCCGTCGATACTCCAAGCCTTGCGGATGATCAGGCTGCTTTCCACGCGATTGTGGATGACCTCTGGGGTAACACAGAGGAGAACCGCACTGCGGGAAAGGGACGAGTATTACAGCAGGGCAGCGTGGCCGAGGCGTTGGAGGAAGCGAAGGTCGCCCCAGACTTTACGTTCACCAAGCCCCGACCTGAGAGCAATGTATTGTTCGTTCATCGCAAGACCCTGACTGCGGATCTCTATTACATTGACAATCGAACCGACCAGGCGGAGTCTATCGACGCCGGTTTTGCGGTGACAGGCAAGGCCGCAGAACTGTGGCACGCCGACACCGGCAAAATTGAACCAGCGTCTTACACCATTGCGGAGGGCCGCACGACCGTACCGCTTAAGCTCGATCCCTATGGCACGGTGTTTGTAGTCTTTCGTCATGCCACGCAAAAGCTCTCTCGCCAACTTCCAGATGTGCATGAGACCACTGTCGCGTCGCTCGACGGCGCATGGGACCTGAGCTTTGAAAAGAATAAAGGCGCGCCGGATTCGATCAAACTCGACCAACTCACTTCATGGTCCGACAGCACCGATCCCGGCATCCGTTATTTCTCCGGTCATGGCACTTACACCAAACACATCAATCTCCCGGCATCGTCCTTCAAGAGCGGGGACGAGCTATGGATCGATCTCGGCACAGTAGACAATCTGGCCGAGGTGACGGTGAATGGCAAGCCGCTTGGGATTGCCTGGAAGTCACCCTATCGTGTCGACGCAACCAGTGCTCTTCGTCCCGGCGACAACATGCTACAGGTAAAGGTCGTGAATCTGTGGGTCAATCGGCTCATCGGAGATCAGCAGCCCAACGCGAAGCAGTACACTTTCACAGTGCATAATCCGTACAAAGCGACGTCGCCGCTCCAGGCTTCCGGATTAATCGGGCCAGTGCGAGTCGTGCGGGAAGAGCACGCGCAGGAGGCCAGAAAATCCGAATGA